The segment GAGTCGGCTTCCGCGCCGAAGAACCGGTGCGCGGACCGGGCCATGACCCAGGCGGGGAGCCACAGGAGCGCGTCGTCCACGTCGAAGCGGGGGGTGTGGTGCGGGGCGGTGATGCCCTTGCCGGGGTTGTGGGTGGTGAAGCTCCAGAGGCAGCCCGGGACCTCCCGGAGGTAGAAGGCCATGTCCTCGCCCCCCATGGAAGGCTCCGGGATGCCCACCACGCCGTCGTCCCCCAGGCAGCGGCGGGCGGCGTCCTCCACCAGGGCCGTGACGGCCGGGTCGTTGTCCACCACGGGGTAGCTCTCGTGCCAGCGCAGGTCGGCCTCCAAACCGCCGGCCTCGGCGGCGTGCCGGGCGAGGGTCTCCATCCGGCTGCCCAGGAATTCCTGGTCCTTGGTCGTGACGGTGCGCACCGTTCCCTCCAGGGCCACCTCGGTGGGGATGATGTTGTGGGCGCTACCCCCGTGGACGCTGCACACGCTGATGACGGCGGGGTGGGACGGGCTGAGCCGACGGCTCCGGAGGGCCTGCACGCCCTGGACGAACTGGGCGGCGGCCACCACGGGGTCGGCGGTGAGGTGGGGGGTGGCGGCGTGCCCGCCCGGGCCGCGAAAGACGAAGGTGAAGTGGTCGGAGGCCGCCATCATCACCCCCGGCCGGAAGCCCGCCCTGCCCGGGGGGATGCAGGGGAAGAGTTCACCGACGTGCACCGCGACGATGGCGGCGACCCCCTCCAGCGCCCCGCCGCGGATCATCTCCCGGGCCCCGGCGTAGCCTTCCTCCCCCGGTTGGAAAATCAACCGGACCGGGAAGGCCGCCGGGTGAAGGGCGAACCAGCGGGCGACCCCCAGGAGGATGGCCATGTGGGCGTCGTGCCCGCAGGCGTGCATGGCCCCGGGGTGGGTCGAGGCGTACGGGACGTCGTTCTCCTCGTGGACGGGCAGGGCGTCCATGTCGGCGCGGAGGGCGAAGATGCCGGGTTGCGGCGGGCGCCCCCCCTCGTCGGCACGCACCGGGAGGTCCGCCACCAACCCGTCGCCTATGCGGCGGAAGGGGAGGCCCATCTCCGACAGCCGCGCTTCCAGCCAGGCGGCCGTCCGGGGCAGGCGCATCCCCACCTCCGGGAAACGGTGAAGCTCCCGCCGCCACGCCGCCAGCTGCTCGGACATCCCCTGGAAAAACGCTTTCATGGGCCCTCGCTCCTCGCCGCCGAATGGGCCGAGGATAACCCGGCCCTCCCCCGAATGCAACGGCGAAAGGAAATCGGACAAGTCGGACAAGTCGGACAAGTCAGACAGGTCAGACCGATCCTTCCGATGAGGTTCCCGAGTTTCGTGGTTTTGGTATCTGGCTAGCGGTTCCGGAAGACCAGGACGAGGAGCGCGCCGGTGACGTAGGCAAGCACCCACCAGAGGTAGGCGAGGCGGGAGTAGAAGTGCAGCCCCCGGGAGACCGGGCTGCCGGGGCCGTATTTCAACCGGGCCCGCCAGATCAGCGCGGCGTCGACGGCCATCCCCGCCAGGGAGGAGTAGCCCAGGAGCCCGTGGGGTGTGTACCAGGGGTTGCGCGAGCCGACGATCATGCAGGTCGTGGCGGCGACGTCGAACAGGAGGCCGGCGCTCAGCCAGAACAGGACGGTCCGGGTGACACGCTGGCGCCGCTGCTCGGCGAAAACGGCGACGGAGTAGCTGACCAGGGCCAACTGGACGATCACGGTGCCGATGATAAGGACAGGCTTCATTCGGTCGACCCGGAGAGGTCGTCCAGGGGTCCCGCGCCATCGACCGTTGGTTCACCATCGAGGAGGGCCGTCGCCCGCCCCGCGTCGGCCGCCCGGACGGTCAGCTTGATCCCGCCGACGAGGATGCCGTAGAAGGGCTGGATGCCGACGATGTTCTCGTCCGCCAGGAAGCACGGAATCCCCTCCGCCTCCAGTCGCCCTTTCGCCAGGTTTGCCTCCATCGGGTCCTGAAAACTCCGGATCACCACGGTATCGTTCACGGCTCACTCCTGTCCGAATGCTTTTCCGCGTGTTCCGCGTTTTCTGCGGTTGGGGCGGTGAAAACCACAGAACACGCAGAAAACGCAGAGGAAGAAGAAAATCCACACCCCGGCTTCAGCGGTTCAGCCGCGGCCGTTCTCCAGCAGGCGCCGGACGGTTTCGTCCTCCAGGATGTCCGCCGGGCCGAAGGGGTGGCTCAGGCGGAGGAGGTACGTCCGCCCCGCGGCCAGCAGGTCCGTCAGGTCCGTGACCCGGGTGTCGATGGCCCGCTGGAAGGCGTGGTCCACGGAGCGCACCCCGTCGTTGATGAGCCACTCCTCCACGATGGGCACCTTGGCCACCACGTCGTAGGTCCCCATCCACTCCGCCACCAGGGCGTCCAGGTGGGGCCGGCGGCCGAACTTGTGGCAGAAGTAGGCGTAGTTGTCCACCACCGCCCGGTCGCAGACCACGGTCTTGGCCCGGACCGAGGCCTCCAGCTCCGCCACGATGTGCCGGTGCAATATCCAGAGCTGCCCGTCCTCGGAGGTGGCCTCGTTGATGGGGAAGGGGCTGTGCCGGGCCATCTCCACGACCAGCTCCACGCTGTGCCCCCGTTTCTGAAGCTCCGTGCAGAGGGAGAAGGCCAGAGCCGTCTTTCCGCACCCGTGAGACCCGATGATGGCGATTTTCATGCTTCACGTCCTCGACAATGCAATGATGGGAGGAGCATATACCCGCCCCTCCAGGAAATCAAGGCGGATGGGGACGCGCGTCCGAATCCTGTTCGTGTGGTTTGTGTGGTTCGCGGTTAATCGGATTACGGGTTGGCGGGGCCCTCGGCCGCGGCGACCCCGTTGCGCCCGCCGGCCTTGACCCGGTAAAGGGCCTCGTCGGCCAGGCGGAAGCAGTCGGTGACGGTCATCCCCGGCCTGAACGTCGAGACCCCGAGGCTGACGGTCAGACGGAAAAACTGTCCTCCCGACTCGAGGGGCGTTTCCGAGACGGCCGTCAGGACCTTCCGGGCCACCGCCACCGCCCCGTTGGTCGGGGTCTCCGGGAGGAAGAGCAGCATCTCGTCGCCGCCCCACCGGGCCACGGCGTCCTGTCCCCGGACGCTTTCCCGGAGGATGCGGGAGAACTTCAGGAGGACCTCGTCCCCCGCCTCGTGCCCGTGGCTGTCGTTGATCTCCTTGAAGTGGTCCAGGTCGGCGAGAATCAGGGAGAAGTCGGGCGTTCCCCGCTTGACCCGCTCGGCCTCCTGCTCGATCAGGGCGAGCACCGCGGGGCGGTTGAGGAGGCCGGTCAGGAAATCGGTGGTGGCCGCCTTCGCCAGGGCTTTCTCCGCCCGCTCGCGCTCGGCGATCTCCCGCCGGAGGTCCGCGTTCACCTCCGCCAGCTCCGCGGTGCGCTCCTCCACCCGCTGCTCGAGGGTGTCATGGGCTTCCTTGAGCTTGTCCATGGCCTGGCGGGTTTCCGTCCGGCTCTCGGCCAGGCGTGCGGCCATGGTGTTGAACGCCCCGGCCAGGTCCCCCACCTCGTCCCCGGCGCGGGTCTCCACCTCCCCCTCCAGCCGTCCCTCGGCGATCTCCCCCGTCCGGACGACGAGGCGCCGGATGGGTCGGGTGATGCGCCGGGCGAGGAGGAGGGAGAAGAGCCAGGCGAGGGCGATGGAGAGGCACAGGGACACCGCCCCCGTGATCCGGATGGTCTGGAATTTCATCTGGACCTCGTCCGCCCGCATGTCCAGGCCGACCAGGTAACGGCCGTTCCCGTTCTTCAGGGGCGCGTAACCCGAGAGGAAGTACCCCCACCGGTCCCGCGTGATCTCGTCGTCGACGGCGTAAGCGCGGAACCCTTCCCGGAGGCGGGGAAAGGGCGCGTCGTAGGGCTGGCCGGGCAGGGCCTGCTCCCGGGACGTGTCCGAGT is part of the Acidobacteriota bacterium genome and harbors:
- a CDS encoding amidohydrolase; the protein is MKAFFQGMSEQLAAWRRELHRFPEVGMRLPRTAAWLEARLSEMGLPFRRIGDGLVADLPVRADEGGRPPQPGIFALRADMDALPVHEENDVPYASTHPGAMHACGHDAHMAILLGVARWFALHPAAFPVRLIFQPGEEGYAGAREMIRGGALEGVAAIVAVHVGELFPCIPPGRAGFRPGVMMAASDHFTFVFRGPGGHAATPHLTADPVVAAAQFVQGVQALRSRRLSPSHPAVISVCSVHGGSAHNIIPTEVALEGTVRTVTTKDQEFLGSRMETLARHAAEAGGLEADLRWHESYPVVDNDPAVTALVEDAARRCLGDDGVVGIPEPSMGGEDMAFYLREVPGCLWSFTTHNPGKGITAPHHTPRFDVDDALLWLPAWVMARSAHRFFGAEADST
- a CDS encoding DUF2007 domain-containing protein, whose amino-acid sequence is MNDTVVIRSFQDPMEANLAKGRLEAEGIPCFLADENIVGIQPFYGILVGGIKLTVRAADAGRATALLDGEPTVDGAGPLDDLSGSTE
- a CDS encoding ATP-binding protein, which produces MKIAIIGSHGCGKTALAFSLCTELQKRGHSVELVVEMARHSPFPINEATSEDGQLWILHRHIVAELEASVRAKTVVCDRAVVDNYAYFCHKFGRRPHLDALVAEWMGTYDVVAKVPIVEEWLINDGVRSVDHAFQRAIDTRVTDLTDLLAAGRTYLLRLSHPFGPADILEDETVRRLLENGRG
- a CDS encoding diguanylate cyclase, which produces MRLSIQTKLFLSHFAAIVLVSGSVGTFFYKVAVDSLDDSLKARLQNSAAFLSQVLDARALEEIRGPGDAARPDYLENLRRLRELQATNPDIAFIYVMRLENDRVVFVLDSDTSREQALPGQPYDAPFPRLREGFRAYAVDDEITRDRWGYFLSGYAPLKNGNGRYLVGLDMRADEVQMKFQTIRITGAVSLCLSIALAWLFSLLLARRITRPIRRLVVRTGEIAEGRLEGEVETRAGDEVGDLAGAFNTMAARLAESRTETRQAMDKLKEAHDTLEQRVEERTAELAEVNADLRREIAERERAEKALAKAATTDFLTGLLNRPAVLALIEQEAERVKRGTPDFSLILADLDHFKEINDSHGHEAGDEVLLKFSRILRESVRGQDAVARWGGDEMLLFLPETPTNGAVAVARKVLTAVSETPLESGGQFFRLTVSLGVSTFRPGMTVTDCFRLADEALYRVKAGGRNGVAAAEGPANP